Proteins encoded by one window of Pseudomonas coleopterorum:
- a CDS encoding formimidoylglutamate deiminase codes for MDSPTSHAQSSLFAHNALLPDGWQHNVLLSWNALGDLTTVSIDAVPAAGTPVARGPVISGMPNLHSHTFQRAMAGLTETLGDPKDSFWSWRTLMYRFAQRLQPRHLQAIGRHLYIEMLKAGYTSVCEFHYVHHGADGQPYANPAELSLRVVRAAEEVGIGMTLLPVLYQYGGLGQAEPLPHQRRFINSPEWIFELRQHLQKAMPQNGNRRYGVAPHSLRAVSEASLSRLIQGVNSEDPRAPVHIHIAEQTREVDDCVAILGQRPVQWLLDRQPLDPRWCLVHATHMDDAEYTALARSGAVVGLCPTTEANLGDGVFDAQRFLADKGNWGIGSDSNVAVNPWAELRLLEYGQRLLHRRRNVLASAEAPVVADRLFAQAVSGGAQATGRSVGGLVVGQRADLVVIDSDAATIAPGNPAQLLSSMVFCEHGTHPVRDVFVGGRHVIDNGQHALQVEALHGYRATLADLLEQTI; via the coding sequence TTGGATTCACCTACCAGTCACGCCCAGAGCAGCCTGTTTGCCCACAACGCCCTACTGCCCGATGGCTGGCAGCACAATGTGCTGCTGAGCTGGAACGCGCTCGGCGATCTGACCACCGTGAGCATCGATGCCGTACCTGCGGCTGGCACGCCGGTGGCGCGGGGCCCGGTGATCAGTGGCATGCCGAATCTGCATTCCCATACCTTTCAGCGCGCCATGGCCGGGTTGACCGAAACCCTGGGTGACCCGAAAGACTCCTTCTGGAGCTGGCGCACCCTGATGTATCGCTTCGCCCAGCGCCTGCAGCCGCGGCACCTGCAGGCCATCGGCCGGCATCTGTACATCGAGATGCTCAAGGCCGGGTACACCTCGGTCTGCGAGTTTCACTACGTGCACCATGGCGCTGACGGCCAGCCCTACGCCAACCCCGCCGAACTGTCCCTGCGCGTGGTTCGTGCAGCCGAGGAGGTGGGCATCGGCATGACCCTGCTGCCGGTGCTGTACCAGTACGGCGGCTTGGGTCAGGCGGAACCGTTACCGCACCAGCGTCGCTTCATCAATTCACCCGAGTGGATCTTCGAGCTGCGTCAGCACCTGCAAAAAGCCATGCCGCAGAACGGCAATCGGCGCTACGGCGTAGCGCCGCACTCGTTGCGCGCCGTGAGCGAAGCCTCCTTGTCGAGGCTGATCCAGGGCGTGAACAGTGAAGACCCACGGGCGCCCGTGCATATCCATATTGCCGAACAAACCCGTGAGGTCGATGACTGCGTAGCCATCCTCGGCCAGCGCCCGGTGCAGTGGCTGTTGGACCGCCAACCCTTGGACCCGCGATGGTGCCTGGTGCACGCCACCCACATGGACGACGCCGAATACACCGCCTTGGCGCGCAGTGGTGCCGTCGTCGGTCTGTGTCCGACCACCGAAGCCAACCTTGGCGATGGTGTGTTCGATGCGCAGCGTTTCCTGGCCGACAAGGGAAATTGGGGTATCGGTTCGGACAGCAACGTGGCGGTCAATCCCTGGGCCGAACTGCGCTTGCTGGAATACGGCCAACGCCTGTTGCATCGCCGCCGCAACGTGCTGGCCAGCGCCGAAGCGCCGGTGGTGGCGGACCGACTGTTCGCTCAGGCGGTCAGTGGCGGGGCGCAGGCCACGGGCCGCTCGGTGGGCGGACTGGTGGTCGGCCAGCGTGCCGACCTGGTCGTGATCGATTCGGACGCCGCCACTATCGCCCCGGGCAATCCGGCACAGCTGTTGTCCTCGATGGTGTTCTGCGAGCACGGCACCCACCCCGTACGCGATGTCTTCGTCGGCGGCAGGCACGTCATCGACAACGGCCAGCACGCCCTGCAGGTGGAAGCGCTGCACGGCTACCGCGCCACCCTGGCCGACCTCTTGGAGCAAACGATATGA
- a CDS encoding amino acid ABC transporter ATP-binding protein produces the protein MIDIQNLSKSFGTHQVLHNIDFSVQASQVVVVIGPSGSGKSTFLRCMNGLETAEGGTLRACGHTVVEQGRMMSESKLDALRSEVGMVFQSFNLFPHLSVLDNITLAPMALRGKSRQAAQEQGLRLLNKVGLEHKAQVYPGTLSGGQKQRVAIARALAMEPKVMLFDEPTSALDPELVGEVLQVMKTLANEGMTMIIVTHEMGFAREVADVVVVMDQGAIVEAAPPAQLFTAPREARTRSFLQSVLSRDAAPVL, from the coding sequence ATCATCGACATTCAGAACCTGAGCAAATCCTTTGGCACCCATCAGGTGCTGCACAACATCGACTTCAGCGTGCAGGCCAGTCAGGTTGTGGTAGTGATCGGCCCCAGCGGGTCGGGCAAGAGCACCTTCCTGCGTTGCATGAACGGCCTGGAGACCGCCGAAGGCGGAACGCTGCGGGCTTGCGGCCACACGGTGGTGGAGCAGGGCCGGATGATGTCCGAAAGCAAACTCGACGCCCTGCGCAGCGAAGTCGGCATGGTGTTCCAGTCCTTCAACCTGTTCCCGCACCTCAGCGTATTGGACAACATCACCCTGGCGCCCATGGCCCTGCGCGGCAAGTCGCGCCAGGCTGCGCAAGAGCAGGGCCTGCGCCTGTTGAACAAGGTCGGCCTCGAACACAAGGCCCAGGTCTATCCCGGCACCCTGTCGGGCGGGCAGAAGCAGCGCGTGGCGATCGCCCGTGCATTGGCCATGGAACCCAAGGTCATGCTGTTCGACGAGCCGACCTCGGCACTGGACCCGGAGCTGGTGGGTGAGGTGTTGCAGGTCATGAAGACCCTGGCGAACGAAGGCATGACCATGATCATCGTCACCCACGAAATGGGTTTTGCCCGGGAAGTGGCCGATGTAGTGGTGGTGATGGACCAAGGCGCCATCGTCGAAGCCGCGCCGCCAGCCCAGCTGTTCACCGCGCCTCGCGAAGCCCGTACGCGCAGTTTCCTGCAAAGCGTGCTGTCGCGAGACGCAGCGCCTGTTCTCTGA
- a CDS encoding amino acid ABC transporter permease, with protein MDLDFSPVWDGWRALASGTLITIEITAAALVLGCVLGLLIGLGRLNPDRKIIYGLCTTYLTLVRGTPLLVQLFILFFGLPHFGIQLPAYVCGIFGLGIYSAAYVSEIVRGSIQSVEKGQMEAARSLGLPHKLAMRKVILPQAFVRMIPALGNEFIALIKNSALVSLLTIADVMHEGEKIISVSYRSLEVYLAIAFIYLMLTSITTLILRRTEKVLRADGRV; from the coding sequence ATGGATCTCGACTTTTCCCCGGTCTGGGACGGCTGGCGCGCGCTCGCCTCCGGCACCCTGATCACCATCGAAATCACGGCTGCGGCATTGGTGCTGGGCTGTGTGCTGGGCCTGTTGATCGGGCTGGGCCGGCTCAATCCCGATCGCAAGATCATCTATGGGCTGTGCACCACCTACCTGACGCTGGTCCGTGGCACGCCGCTGCTGGTGCAGTTGTTCATTCTGTTCTTCGGTCTGCCGCATTTCGGCATCCAATTGCCGGCCTATGTATGTGGGATCTTTGGCCTGGGCATCTACAGCGCGGCCTATGTCTCGGAGATCGTCCGCGGGTCGATCCAGTCCGTGGAAAAGGGCCAGATGGAAGCCGCTCGATCCCTGGGGCTGCCGCACAAGCTGGCGATGCGCAAGGTCATCCTGCCCCAGGCCTTCGTGCGCATGATTCCCGCCCTGGGCAACGAATTCATTGCCTTGATCAAGAACTCGGCGCTGGTGTCGTTGCTGACCATTGCCGACGTCATGCACGAAGGCGAGAAGATCATCAGCGTGTCGTATCGCTCCCTCGAAGTGTACCTGGCCATCGCCTTCATCTATCTGATGCTGACCAGCATCACCACCTTGATCCTGCGCCGCACCGAGAAAGTGCTGCGCGCTGACGGGAGAGTGTGA
- a CDS encoding transporter substrate-binding domain-containing protein, with protein MKALKLFTPLAAALTLMASLCTSAQAADDVMRVGTDATFPPMEFVQDGKRTGFDIELIEAIGKQLNKKVEWVDIGFKGLIPGLISNRFDVAASAIYMTEERQKVVNFTDSYYRGGLAVLVLKEDASIGKPADLVAGKKVSAQVGTKSIDFLKTNYPAVTVVEVEKNQAMFDLLAIGRVNAAVTGRPAAVEYAKRQPKVRVLDEGLTTELYGFAIRKNDTELQQQMNQALQTLRSNGEYAALTQKWFGTTKE; from the coding sequence ATGAAAGCGTTGAAGTTGTTCACCCCCCTGGCTGCCGCGCTGACGCTGATGGCCTCGCTCTGCACCTCGGCCCAGGCAGCCGACGATGTGATGCGTGTCGGCACCGATGCCACCTTCCCGCCCATGGAGTTCGTGCAGGATGGCAAGCGCACCGGCTTCGATATCGAATTGATCGAAGCCATCGGCAAGCAACTGAACAAGAAGGTCGAATGGGTCGACATCGGCTTCAAGGGGCTGATTCCGGGCTTGATTTCGAACCGCTTCGATGTCGCCGCATCGGCCATCTACATGACCGAAGAGCGTCAGAAGGTGGTCAACTTCACCGACTCCTACTATCGCGGGGGCCTGGCTGTATTGGTCCTGAAGGAGGACGCCAGCATCGGCAAGCCTGCCGATCTGGTGGCGGGCAAGAAGGTTTCGGCCCAAGTGGGCACCAAGTCCATCGACTTTCTGAAGACCAACTACCCCGCAGTGACTGTGGTGGAAGTGGAGAAGAACCAGGCCATGTTCGACCTGTTGGCCATTGGCCGGGTCAACGCTGCGGTCACTGGGCGTCCGGCGGCAGTGGAATACGCCAAGCGTCAGCCCAAGGTCCGGGTGCTGGACGAAGGTCTGACCACCGAACTGTACGGTTTCGCCATTCGCAAGAATGACACCGAGCTGCAACAGCAGATGAACCAGGCGCTGCAAACCCTGCGCAGCAACGGCGAATATGCCGCCCTGACCCAGAAATGGTTCGGCACCACCAAAGAATAA
- a CDS encoding IclR family transcriptional regulator, protein MNDPRTTGIVDRVLQVLTCVAKAGQPIAAKRIAAQVELPLSTVYRHLASLKKWGLLQEHMTTGLYEPGATGVQLAWGFDQTSHLISQSRDEIGALAERTGESVGLLVYSNGQMVCIAMEESSSSLRCSFTKGRAHSMMQGASAKSLLAFLPEPVQRQLLAEQAQQGAVDIAALEKEIARIRKNGYATSDSEVDLGVWGVSVPLVSADGGLEGTITLMAPSLRVGPREAELISLTRKAASRICNRF, encoded by the coding sequence ATGAACGACCCACGAACCACAGGCATCGTCGACCGTGTGCTGCAGGTGCTGACCTGTGTGGCCAAGGCCGGACAACCCATAGCGGCCAAGCGCATTGCCGCGCAGGTTGAGCTGCCGCTGAGCACGGTCTACCGGCATCTGGCGTCGCTGAAGAAGTGGGGCTTGCTGCAAGAGCACATGACCACCGGGCTGTACGAACCCGGTGCGACCGGGGTGCAACTGGCCTGGGGCTTCGATCAGACGTCCCACCTGATCAGCCAGAGCCGCGACGAGATCGGTGCCCTGGCTGAACGCACGGGCGAAAGTGTTGGCCTGCTGGTGTACAGCAACGGCCAGATGGTGTGCATCGCCATGGAGGAGAGCAGCAGCTCGCTGCGTTGCTCGTTCACCAAGGGCCGCGCGCATTCCATGATGCAGGGGGCATCGGCCAAGAGCCTGCTGGCGTTTCTGCCCGAGCCGGTGCAGCGCCAGTTGCTCGCAGAGCAAGCGCAACAGGGCGCCGTGGACATCGCGGCGCTGGAAAAGGAGATCGCCCGGATTCGCAAGAATGGCTATGCCACCAGTGACAGTGAAGTCGATCTGGGTGTCTGGGGCGTGAGTGTCCCATTGGTTTCAGCGGACGGTGGCCTGGAAGGCACCATTACGTTGATGGCGCCGTCATTGCGCGTTGGCCCACGGGAGGCTGAGCTGATCAGCCTCACCAGAAAAGCAGCCAGCCGCATCTGCAATCGCTTCTAA
- a CDS encoding cytochrome D1 domain-containing protein, translating to MPYSTPTLLTPLRRACLAGLLLGALPMAHAADVLLVGNKAGASVSALDMVNGKELLKLPVGTGPHEVIVAGDGRLAVVGNYGAQGKANNSLSVIDWPTRKVVRTIDLGQDSRPHGIRFFPDNQRIVVTTEDSERLLVVDLAQGKVLARIDVGGGQPHMVVLSADASRAYVTHVKGGSLSVVDLVQHRKLASVPTGNSTEGIAIEPSGKHVWVSNREDDEVALVDTQTLKVLDRIKTGRFPIRIVMTPDGNHALVSCAKSAELSVIDVANRREIKRIDLARKGAVYRETLLGAAALPIGAVVAPDGKRAFVAISGGDEIAVIDTATWSVQARWPAGPEPDALAIIPQG from the coding sequence ATGCCCTACTCGACCCCTACGCTGCTGACACCTTTGCGCCGCGCGTGCCTGGCCGGGCTGTTGCTCGGCGCCCTGCCGATGGCCCATGCGGCCGACGTCCTGCTGGTGGGCAACAAGGCCGGCGCCAGTGTGTCGGCACTGGACATGGTCAACGGCAAGGAACTGTTGAAGCTGCCAGTCGGCACCGGCCCCCATGAAGTCATCGTCGCCGGCGACGGTCGGCTGGCAGTGGTGGGCAACTACGGCGCCCAGGGCAAGGCCAACAACAGCCTGAGCGTGATCGACTGGCCGACCCGCAAGGTGGTGCGCACCATCGACCTGGGCCAGGATTCGCGCCCCCACGGCATACGCTTCTTTCCCGACAACCAACGCATCGTGGTGACCACCGAAGACAGCGAACGCCTGCTGGTGGTCGACCTGGCCCAGGGCAAGGTGCTCGCGCGCATCGACGTTGGCGGTGGCCAGCCCCATATGGTGGTGCTGTCGGCAGACGCCAGCCGCGCCTACGTGACCCACGTCAAAGGCGGCAGCCTGTCGGTGGTCGACCTTGTACAGCACCGCAAGCTCGCCTCGGTGCCCACCGGCAACAGCACCGAGGGCATTGCCATCGAGCCGTCGGGCAAGCATGTGTGGGTGAGCAATCGTGAAGACGACGAGGTGGCGCTGGTCGATACCCAGACGCTGAAGGTGCTGGATCGGATCAAGACCGGCCGCTTCCCGATCCGCATCGTCATGACACCCGATGGCAACCATGCCTTGGTCAGCTGCGCCAAATCTGCCGAGCTGTCGGTGATCGACGTGGCGAACAGGCGCGAGATCAAGCGCATCGATCTGGCCCGAAAAGGCGCGGTGTATCGCGAAACCTTGCTGGGCGCCGCAGCCCTGCCCATCGGCGCGGTGGTGGCGCCGGACGGCAAGCGTGCATTCGTGGCCATCAGCGGCGGTGACGAGATTGCCGTGATCGACACTGCCACCTGGTCCGTGCAGGCCCGCTGGCCGGCAGGCCCGGAGCCGGATGCACTGGCCATTATTCCGCAGGGTTGA
- a CDS encoding amino acid ABC transporter ATP-binding protein: MIAINQVNKFYGSFQVLKNCTTQVAKGEVIVVCGPSGSGKSTLIKCINALEPFDEGEIHFDGISVGAKGTDLPLLRRRVGMVFQQFELFPHLTVMDNLTIPQTRILKRGKAAALIKGRELLERVGLAAHGDKYPAQLSGGQQQRVAIARALAMEPQAMLFDEPTSALDPEMVAEVLAVMTELAREGMTMFCVTHEMGFARKVADRVLFMDAGEIIEDALAEHFFNAPKSERAKAFLRQILHH, translated from the coding sequence ATGATCGCCATCAATCAGGTGAACAAGTTCTATGGCTCTTTTCAGGTGCTGAAGAACTGCACCACGCAAGTGGCCAAAGGTGAAGTGATCGTGGTGTGCGGCCCCTCCGGTTCGGGGAAATCCACGTTGATCAAATGCATCAATGCGCTGGAGCCCTTCGATGAAGGCGAGATCCATTTCGATGGCATCTCCGTGGGCGCCAAGGGCACCGATCTGCCGCTGCTGCGTCGCCGGGTAGGCATGGTCTTCCAACAGTTCGAGCTTTTTCCTCACCTCACGGTGATGGATAACCTGACCATCCCACAAACCCGCATTCTCAAGCGCGGCAAGGCCGCTGCGCTGATCAAGGGCCGCGAACTGCTGGAGCGGGTCGGTCTTGCCGCCCACGGTGACAAGTACCCTGCTCAGCTCTCTGGAGGGCAGCAGCAACGCGTGGCGATCGCACGTGCGCTGGCGATGGAGCCACAAGCCATGCTGTTCGACGAGCCGACTTCAGCGCTGGATCCCGAGATGGTGGCCGAAGTGCTGGCTGTGATGACCGAGCTGGCCCGTGAAGGCATGACTATGTTCTGCGTGACCCATGAAATGGGTTTTGCGCGCAAGGTGGCCGATCGTGTGCTGTTCATGGATGCGGGAGAAATCATCGAGGATGCGCTGGCGGAACACTTCTTCAATGCCCCGAAATCTGAGCGGGCCAAAGCCTTCTTGCGACAGATTCTCCACCACTGA
- a CDS encoding M20/M25/M40 family metallo-hydrolase, giving the protein MHDLKQHLAARIDQGFTAQTAMLQALVRTPSDNPPGDCTPHAEATARLLEAMGLEVERHVTPAEVVAEAGMLSATNLIVRHRFGPGPTIALNAHGDVVPPGRGWSADPYGGEVREGWLYGRGAAVSKSDITTYACALAALKTLQTPLAGSVELHITYDEETGGATGPGWILGAGLSKPDYVLSAAFSYHVITAHNGCLHLELTLLGKSAHAAMPDTGVDAIEASVPLLQALYRYRDSLRERPSATLGISHPTLVVGLIEGGINTNVVGDRLTLRLDRRIVPEESPEAVETELRDLIQTVAAQLPGITIDVSRILLARPFVPVAGSERLAELVCREAGAVFGEPVTPIGVPLYTDARLYSEAGIPTVMYGAGPRTLLEANGHRADERVPLQDLRKATQVIANTLLELLKEGVEK; this is encoded by the coding sequence ATGCACGACCTCAAGCAACATCTCGCGGCTCGGATCGACCAAGGCTTCACTGCGCAAACCGCAATGCTGCAAGCCTTGGTGCGTACGCCGTCGGACAATCCGCCCGGCGACTGCACGCCTCATGCCGAAGCCACGGCGCGCCTGCTCGAAGCCATGGGTCTTGAGGTCGAGCGGCATGTCACCCCAGCCGAAGTGGTGGCCGAGGCCGGGATGCTCAGCGCCACCAACCTGATCGTGCGCCATCGGTTTGGCCCTGGCCCCACCATTGCCCTGAATGCCCACGGCGATGTGGTGCCGCCCGGCCGTGGTTGGAGCGCCGACCCCTATGGCGGTGAGGTTCGCGAAGGCTGGCTCTACGGTCGCGGCGCTGCGGTGTCCAAGTCCGACATCACCACCTATGCCTGCGCGCTGGCAGCGCTGAAAACACTGCAAACACCGCTGGCCGGCAGTGTCGAATTGCACATTACCTACGACGAGGAAACCGGCGGTGCCACAGGCCCCGGCTGGATTCTGGGCGCTGGGCTGAGCAAGCCCGACTACGTGCTCAGCGCGGCGTTTTCCTACCATGTGATTACTGCCCACAACGGCTGTCTGCACCTGGAGCTGACCCTGCTTGGCAAATCTGCCCATGCGGCGATGCCCGATACCGGCGTGGATGCCATCGAGGCCAGCGTGCCGTTGCTGCAGGCCCTGTACCGCTACCGCGACAGCCTGCGCGAGCGCCCTTCGGCCACCCTGGGTATCAGCCATCCCACGCTGGTAGTGGGCTTGATCGAAGGCGGCATCAACACCAACGTCGTCGGCGACCGCCTGACCCTGCGTCTGGACCGCCGTATCGTGCCGGAGGAGTCACCCGAAGCGGTGGAGACCGAATTGCGCGATCTGATCCAGACCGTGGCCGCGCAGCTCCCAGGCATCACCATCGACGTTTCGCGGATCTTGCTGGCGAGGCCTTTCGTGCCGGTGGCAGGCAGCGAGCGCCTGGCCGAGTTGGTGTGCCGTGAAGCGGGCGCAGTGTTCGGCGAGCCGGTCACACCCATCGGCGTGCCGCTGTACACCGATGCCCGCCTGTACAGCGAGGCGGGCATTCCAACCGTCATGTACGGTGCCGGCCCGCGGACGTTGCTGGAAGCCAACGGCCATCGCGCCGACGAGCGCGTCCCCCTGCAAGACCTGCGCAAGGCCACCCAGGTGATTGCCAATACTCTTCTGGAGCTGCTCAAGGAGGGCGTTGAAAAATGA
- a CDS encoding FAD-dependent oxidoreductase, producing the protein MRLIHPAIESIAAAVTFEYDGQPVSALAGETIAAALARAHIVGVRQTRYSGRRGLYCGMGACFECAVEVDGQGGQRSCLVKVSDGMQVSSGLPAQAQLAPLAPTPQGHEPAVERPDVLVVGAGPGGLSAALAAAQRGAKVLVLDERLQSGGQFYKPLAPSHGFKRAPAAQFAKGLALVAAARAAGVQIRQGACVWGAFGVNEIAALVDGEAWVFEPRQLILAPGAYERPVPFPGWTLPGVMTTGAGQTLARAYQVAAGERTVISGNGPLNLQLAAELLNGGAGVCEVLESAPAPSLQRWRELFGLLREGSDLLAEGAAYLSRLKRAGVPLRWGQTVIAAHGNERLEAVTVARLDINGQAVPGSERRIECDVLCLGHGFIPSTELARMLGCEQYLRTTPFSTPAVRTAEDGASSIAGVYVIGDGADLGGSRVALARGTLAGLAVAQALGLGSDEGQAALARRRLHSAERFQSALWRLYQAPPVKLAGLADATPICRCEEVDLGTLRKAVGDGHDTLASLKRNTRLGMGRCQGRYCSGVACQLLEETCGRAPQVESGFAPRPPAKPVPIAALTFEKPEWGGHLPAMTPNLARPVETTPLTEQHTDVLVIGAGVLGSCLGYYLAKAGAQVLVIDRDDSNLQASGANAGSLHVQLLSFDFGAKAQAGGGPAAQTLPLGPLSIKLWQDLERACGESLEIKITGGLMVAENEPGLRFLEQKVHLERSYGIDAQMLDGAELRRLSPHLADNLIGAELCPLEGKINPLRATYAVGALAREQGARFQRGTNVQGIEKLANGGFRVTSSRGVIVAKRLINASGAWSSTIGDMLGVAIPVKGAPLQMIVTERAPPLVDHLIAHADRHLSLKQSANGGLLIGGGWSAGFNASMRLNHAVRSSIEGNLWVAARVLPALRGLHMLRSWAGMNVNIDGAPILGEVPGVPGFFNAVTSNGYTLAPIVAHTVAELIVNGRTELDISAFRIERFGATA; encoded by the coding sequence ATGCGTCTTATCCATCCCGCAATCGAAAGCATCGCCGCTGCCGTTACCTTCGAATACGACGGGCAGCCGGTCTCTGCGCTGGCGGGCGAAACCATTGCCGCGGCGCTGGCTCGGGCGCACATCGTGGGCGTGCGGCAGACCCGCTACAGCGGTCGCCGCGGTCTGTATTGCGGGATGGGCGCGTGTTTCGAATGCGCCGTCGAAGTGGACGGGCAGGGTGGACAGCGCAGTTGTCTGGTCAAGGTCAGCGATGGGATGCAGGTCAGCAGTGGCTTGCCAGCCCAGGCACAATTGGCGCCCCTGGCGCCGACACCCCAAGGTCATGAGCCGGCAGTAGAGCGCCCGGATGTACTGGTGGTCGGCGCCGGCCCTGGCGGTTTGTCGGCTGCACTGGCCGCCGCGCAGCGGGGTGCCAAGGTACTGGTGCTGGACGAGCGCCTACAAAGTGGCGGGCAGTTCTACAAGCCCTTGGCACCGTCCCACGGCTTCAAACGTGCCCCGGCCGCGCAGTTCGCCAAAGGGCTGGCATTGGTAGCCGCAGCCAGGGCGGCCGGCGTGCAAATCCGTCAGGGCGCCTGCGTATGGGGCGCCTTCGGCGTCAACGAGATTGCCGCGCTGGTAGACGGTGAAGCCTGGGTGTTCGAGCCTCGTCAGCTGATCCTCGCGCCGGGCGCCTACGAGCGGCCGGTACCGTTTCCTGGCTGGACGCTGCCAGGGGTCATGACCACAGGCGCCGGGCAGACGCTGGCGCGGGCCTACCAGGTCGCTGCAGGCGAGCGCACCGTGATCAGCGGTAACGGTCCCTTGAATCTGCAGCTGGCGGCAGAGCTGTTGAATGGTGGAGCCGGGGTGTGCGAGGTGTTGGAGTCGGCACCGGCGCCTTCCTTGCAGCGGTGGAGGGAGCTATTCGGCCTGCTGCGCGAGGGCAGTGACCTATTGGCCGAGGGCGCCGCGTACCTGAGTCGCCTGAAGCGCGCCGGGGTGCCGCTGCGCTGGGGGCAAACGGTGATCGCAGCGCATGGCAACGAACGCCTGGAGGCGGTGACCGTCGCCCGCCTGGACATCAACGGCCAAGCGGTGCCCGGCAGCGAGCGACGCATCGAATGCGATGTGTTGTGCCTGGGACACGGCTTCATTCCTTCCACGGAACTGGCCCGGATGCTCGGCTGCGAGCAGTACCTGCGTACCACACCCTTCAGCACGCCTGCGGTGCGTACTGCCGAGGATGGCGCGAGCAGCATCGCCGGTGTTTACGTGATTGGCGACGGTGCCGATCTGGGTGGCTCGCGGGTGGCGCTGGCACGCGGCACCTTGGCCGGGCTGGCGGTCGCCCAGGCACTGGGACTGGGCAGCGATGAAGGTCAGGCGGCCTTGGCGCGGCGGCGGCTGCACAGCGCCGAACGGTTCCAGTCGGCGTTGTGGCGCCTGTACCAAGCGCCGCCGGTAAAGCTGGCGGGCCTTGCCGATGCGACTCCGATCTGTCGTTGCGAAGAAGTCGACCTGGGCACCTTGCGCAAGGCCGTCGGCGACGGGCACGACACACTTGCCAGCCTCAAGCGCAACACGCGTCTGGGCATGGGGCGCTGTCAGGGCCGCTATTGTTCGGGCGTCGCCTGCCAGCTGCTGGAGGAAACCTGCGGTCGTGCTCCTCAGGTGGAAAGCGGCTTCGCCCCACGTCCACCGGCAAAGCCGGTACCCATTGCGGCCCTGACCTTCGAGAAGCCCGAGTGGGGCGGCCACTTGCCCGCCATGACACCGAACCTGGCCCGGCCGGTGGAAACCACGCCGCTGACCGAGCAGCATACCGATGTGCTGGTGATTGGCGCCGGAGTACTGGGCAGTTGTCTGGGCTATTACTTGGCCAAGGCGGGTGCCCAAGTGCTGGTGATCGACCGTGATGACAGCAACCTGCAGGCGTCGGGCGCCAATGCTGGCAGTCTGCATGTGCAATTGCTGTCGTTCGACTTCGGCGCCAAGGCCCAGGCGGGCGGTGGCCCCGCCGCGCAGACTCTGCCGCTGGGGCCGCTGTCCATCAAGTTGTGGCAAGACCTGGAGCGGGCGTGCGGCGAGTCGCTTGAAATCAAGATCACCGGCGGCCTGATGGTTGCCGAGAACGAACCAGGCCTGCGCTTCCTCGAGCAGAAGGTACACCTGGAACGCAGCTACGGTATCGATGCGCAGATGCTCGATGGCGCCGAACTGCGCCGGCTTTCACCGCACTTGGCCGATAACCTGATCGGTGCCGAACTCTGCCCTCTGGAAGGCAAGATCAACCCGTTGCGCGCGACCTATGCCGTCGGCGCGCTGGCCCGTGAGCAGGGCGCACGCTTTCAGCGCGGTACCAATGTGCAGGGCATCGAAAAACTGGCCAACGGCGGTTTTCGCGTGACCTCCAGCCGTGGCGTTATCGTAGCCAAGCGCTTGATCAACGCCTCGGGCGCCTGGTCCAGCACCATTGGCGACATGCTCGGTGTGGCCATTCCGGTGAAGGGCGCGCCCTTGCAAATGATCGTCACTGAACGTGCTCCGCCCTTGGTCGATCACCTGATCGCCCATGCCGACCGTCACCTGAGCCTCAAGCAGAGCGCCAACGGTGGCCTGCTGATCGGCGGCGGCTGGAGCGCCGGCTTCAATGCATCCATGCGCCTGAACCACGCCGTGCGCAGCAGCATCGAGGGCAATCTGTGGGTCGCCGCCAGGGTCCTGCCCGCCCTGCGCGGGTTGCATATGCTGCGCAGTTGGGCCGGCATGAACGTGAACATCGACGGCGCACCGATTCTGGGTGAAGTCCCCGGCGTACCTGGTTTCTTCAATGCCGTCACCTCCAATGGCTACACCCTTGCGCCGATCGTGGCGCACACGGTGGCCGAGCTGATCGTCAACGGGCGGACCGAACTGGACATTTCCGCCTTCCGTATCGAGCGCTTCGGCGCCACAGCCTGA